Proteins encoded in a region of the Thermocaproicibacter melissae genome:
- a CDS encoding homoserine dehydrogenase has protein sequence MVQIAVMGYGTVGSGVVEVLTKHADSIAVRAKEQINIKYILDLRDFPGSPFESKFIKSFDTILNDPEVRIVVEVMGGLHPAYDYVKMCLENGKSVVTSNKELVAAKGAELLKIAQRNNLNFLFEASVGGGIPIIRPISQCLAANEVVEIAGILNGTTNFILTKMIREKMGFDEALALAQKLGYAERNPAADIEGADACRKICILASLAYGKHVYPEQVHTEGITKITLRDVEYAAAWGGVVKLIGMVKRVPSGKVQIIVCPMFLPRESQLANVDDVFNGIMVRGDSTGDVVFYGKGAGKLPTASAVVADVIDCVKHFKARKYLYWDDGAPDYVEDYLENETAMYICLKSESDVSGKVKELFGTAEQITRKHAEPGEAAFVTPVMKEKDIVERIARLSESGVEILNTIRIGDL, from the coding sequence ATGGTTCAAATAGCAGTTATGGGTTACGGCACGGTTGGTTCGGGTGTCGTTGAAGTGCTGACAAAACACGCAGACAGCATTGCTGTGCGTGCCAAAGAGCAGATTAACATAAAATACATTCTGGATCTTCGTGATTTCCCGGGAAGCCCGTTTGAAAGCAAGTTCATCAAGTCGTTCGATACCATTCTCAATGATCCCGAAGTGCGGATTGTTGTGGAAGTTATGGGCGGACTCCACCCGGCATACGATTATGTGAAAATGTGCCTGGAGAACGGCAAGAGCGTCGTAACCTCCAACAAGGAGCTCGTGGCGGCAAAAGGCGCAGAGCTTCTAAAAATTGCACAGCGGAACAACCTCAACTTCTTGTTTGAAGCGAGTGTCGGAGGCGGAATTCCGATTATCCGCCCGATCAGCCAGTGCTTGGCTGCAAACGAAGTGGTTGAGATCGCCGGTATTTTGAACGGCACGACCAATTTCATTCTCACAAAAATGATTCGCGAGAAGATGGGCTTTGACGAAGCGCTTGCGCTTGCACAGAAGCTCGGCTATGCGGAACGCAATCCCGCCGCGGATATTGAGGGCGCCGACGCGTGCCGCAAAATCTGTATCCTTGCGTCTCTTGCTTACGGCAAGCACGTTTACCCCGAGCAGGTGCATACCGAGGGGATTACAAAGATTACTCTGCGCGATGTTGAATATGCCGCAGCCTGGGGCGGTGTCGTAAAGCTCATCGGAATGGTAAAGCGCGTCCCAAGTGGAAAAGTGCAGATTATTGTTTGCCCGATGTTCCTTCCGCGTGAAAGCCAGCTTGCAAACGTCGATGATGTGTTCAACGGCATCATGGTCCGCGGCGACTCCACCGGAGACGTTGTGTTTTACGGAAAGGGTGCCGGAAAGCTTCCTACGGCAAGTGCGGTTGTAGCGGACGTCATCGACTGTGTCAAGCATTTCAAGGCGAGAAAATATCTGTATTGGGACGATGGTGCTCCCGATTATGTGGAGGATTACCTCGAAAACGAAACAGCCATGTATATTTGCCTGAAATCGGAAAGCGACGTTTCCGGCAAGGTGAAGGAACTGTTCGGAACAGCGGAGCAGATAACCCGCAAACACGCGGAACCGGGAGAAGCGGCATTTGTCACTCCTGTCATGAAAGAAAAAGACATTGTGGAGAGAATTGCACGTTTGTCCGAATCCGGTGTGGAAATTCTGAACACAATCCGCATCGGCGATCTGTAA
- a CDS encoding transglycosylase domain-containing protein produces the protein MRKTDINQYAGPVMVQGDRISTGKSIVHMLLKGLLTFFVICVIAAVIVVVTITSYVLSMRNSSVDLDLQKLQLNYTSFIYVNGENDDPTKPVKYQSLYSTENRVWVDSDKIPANMKNAIIAIEDKRFNDHKGVDWKRTIGAAASLLHLTNSGSGYGGSTITQQLIKNLTGEDDVSITRKVKEIFRAINLEKKYSKDEILTAYLNVVNFGSGCNGVEAAANLYFGKSIKDCDLAQCAAIAGITRNPTAYNPLLHPEANRKRQQTVLTEMYEQKKITESEYKSAMAESNHMQFVGKKKEEVIDENEVWNWYTETLFNDVKEGLMKAYNCSAEHAIDLIYRGGLHIYSAMNVEMQKAADDVFTSKKLFSQSDLKLQAGFVAMDYKGRVLAVEGARGTKTQNRLFNLATDAKRQPGSSIKPLAIYAPAINSGIVNYSSLINDEPQPDYFGKGKPGPKNWDSADHDYHGMITVEYALEQSYNAAAISLYKQLTPKIGLDFMRKKLDFTSIENGDYNLASGIGGLTHGVTVREMTAAYQIFGNGGKYYKPYTYYYVTDHDGNVIEGMDNRNVTFTQAISPSAATVMNKLLNHVMTSGTGKSANISGWQTFGKTGTTDSNKDSWFVGGTPYAVAGVWTGYLNPSEIKDANAAKRIWKNIMTEYLSGKAKKTFQFDSSVVSATFCKKTGLLAVPGQCLEIGTGWYDKNSMPGLCTGDGSSSPSSAVVSSEVSSPMSTPAPASSFVPPESNPSSADSQETSSDFSSSNNDDSSSSSSSTTSRKTGGTKQHMKLSNSAAFFGE, from the coding sequence ATGAGAAAAACCGATATCAATCAATACGCCGGCCCGGTCATGGTTCAGGGTGATAGAATTTCGACAGGCAAGTCGATTGTTCATATGCTTTTGAAGGGCCTTCTCACCTTTTTTGTCATTTGTGTCATTGCTGCGGTAATTGTTGTGGTTACCATAACTTCATACGTGCTCAGCATGAGGAACTCGTCCGTAGACCTCGACCTTCAGAAGCTGCAACTGAACTACACTTCGTTTATCTATGTGAACGGCGAAAATGACGATCCCACCAAGCCGGTAAAATACCAAAGCCTTTACAGCACAGAGAACCGTGTCTGGGTGGATTCCGATAAAATCCCGGCCAATATGAAGAACGCCATTATTGCGATTGAGGATAAGCGCTTCAATGATCATAAAGGCGTGGACTGGAAGCGTACAATCGGTGCGGCGGCAAGTCTTCTTCACCTTACCAACAGTGGCAGCGGTTATGGCGGTTCGACCATCACCCAGCAGCTCATTAAAAACCTGACCGGTGAGGACGACGTCAGCATTACGAGGAAAGTCAAAGAGATTTTCCGCGCAATCAACCTTGAGAAAAAGTACTCGAAAGATGAAATATTAACGGCCTACCTGAACGTCGTAAACTTTGGCAGCGGATGCAACGGCGTTGAGGCGGCGGCAAATCTCTATTTCGGCAAAAGTATTAAGGATTGCGACCTTGCCCAATGCGCAGCAATCGCAGGAATTACGCGGAACCCAACCGCTTATAATCCTTTGCTCCATCCGGAGGCAAACAGGAAACGCCAGCAGACGGTGCTCACCGAAATGTACGAGCAGAAGAAAATCACGGAAAGCGAGTACAAGAGTGCCATGGCGGAGTCTAATCATATGCAGTTCGTCGGCAAGAAAAAGGAAGAAGTCATCGACGAAAACGAAGTTTGGAACTGGTACACCGAGACTCTGTTCAACGATGTAAAGGAAGGCCTCATGAAGGCCTACAACTGTTCCGCCGAACACGCTATCGACCTCATTTATCGCGGCGGCCTGCACATTTATTCTGCGATGAACGTGGAGATGCAAAAGGCGGCTGATGATGTCTTTACCAGCAAGAAGCTTTTTTCACAGTCGGATTTAAAGCTGCAGGCCGGTTTTGTGGCAATGGATTACAAAGGCCGAGTCCTCGCAGTGGAAGGTGCCCGCGGAACAAAAACTCAGAACCGCCTGTTTAACCTTGCAACAGACGCAAAGAGGCAGCCCGGTTCTTCCATTAAGCCTTTAGCAATCTATGCACCGGCCATTAATTCCGGCATTGTGAATTATTCAAGCCTTATCAACGACGAGCCGCAGCCGGATTACTTCGGAAAAGGCAAGCCCGGCCCGAAAAACTGGGACAGCGCAGACCACGATTATCATGGCATGATTACAGTGGAATATGCCCTTGAGCAGTCATACAACGCAGCGGCCATTTCCCTTTACAAACAGCTCACGCCGAAGATCGGCCTCGATTTTATGCGCAAAAAACTCGATTTTACCAGCATTGAAAACGGAGATTACAACCTCGCTTCGGGTATCGGCGGTTTGACGCACGGTGTCACGGTTCGAGAGATGACCGCGGCGTATCAAATTTTCGGAAACGGCGGTAAATACTATAAGCCATACACGTACTATTACGTGACCGACCACGACGGGAACGTCATCGAAGGCATGGATAACCGCAATGTTACCTTTACGCAGGCGATTTCGCCTTCCGCCGCCACAGTCATGAACAAGCTGCTGAATCACGTTATGACATCCGGTACCGGTAAATCAGCAAATATCAGCGGCTGGCAGACCTTTGGCAAGACCGGTACAACCGACAGCAACAAGGACAGCTGGTTCGTGGGCGGCACCCCGTATGCTGTCGCCGGCGTATGGACCGGCTACCTAAATCCTTCCGAGATTAAAGATGCCAATGCCGCAAAACGAATTTGGAAAAACATTATGACCGAGTACCTTTCCGGCAAGGCGAAAAAGACATTCCAGTTTGATTCCAGTGTGGTTTCCGCCACCTTCTGCAAAAAGACGGGGCTGCTGGCAGTTCCCGGCCAATGTCTGGAAATCGGAACAGGATGGTATGACAAAAACAGCATGCCGGGGCTTTGCACCGGTGACGGTTCCTCAAGCCCGAGTTCGGCTGTTGTTTCCAGCGAGGTCAGCAGCCCGATGTCCACACCGGCTCCTGCTTCTTCCTTTGTTCCTCCCGAGAGCAATCCTTCTTCAGCGGATTCTCAGGAAACGAGCAGCGACTTTAGTAGTAGTAATAATGACGATAGCAGCAGTAGCAGCAGCTCAACCACATCCCGCAAAACAGGAGGAACCAAGCAGCACATGAAACTGAGCAATAGTGCTGCGTTTTTTGGCGAGTAA